One part of the Ananas comosus cultivar F153 unplaced genomic scaffold, ASM154086v1, whole genome shotgun sequence genome encodes these proteins:
- the LOC109704013 gene encoding mitotic checkpoint protein BUB3.3-like produces MEGSRLDLREPIGDAISRIRFAPRSNNLLISSWDSVLRLYDVDGSELRLESISEGALLDCCFEDEETALSAGSDGCIRRYNLCSGTQDVAGKHGDCIKCIEYSAQTGQVITSSLDKKLKFWDMNRSGNSGCTKVVDSDVWSMALCGVYLLAAGGTAVDVHDLRNLNGPVQSKELSTDYPIRCVRSFPTCQGYVTGLVDGCVALKYFDPTNEMGGVFRCHPKSKNGRLHLVAINDIGLHPCYDTFVTGDNEGYAIMWDAQGRKKLFEFPRYPNSVSSLTYNCNGQLLAVASSFTYHEANEVEEAPQIFIHKMENLARTSSA; encoded by the exons ATGGAGGGATCTCGTTTGGATCTCAGAGAACCCATCGGAGACGCGATCTCGAGGATCCGATTCGCGCCGAGATCGAACAATTTGCTAATTTCTTCGTGGGATTCT GTTCTGAGATTGTATGATGTGGATGGATCGGAGCTTAGATTGGAATCTATCTCGGAAGGGGCGCTTCTAGATTGTTGCTTCGAGGATGAAGAAACGGCCCTTAGCGCTGGATCGGATGGATGCATACGGAG GTATAATTTGTGTTCAGGAACTCAAGATGTAGCGGGTAAGCACGGCGATTGCATCAAGTGCATCGAGTACTCGGCGCAAACGG GTCAAGTAATCACTTCTAGTCTTGACAAGAAGTTGAAATTCTGGGACATGAATCGAAGCGGAAATTCAGGATGCACAAAAGTTGTAGATTCAGATGTGTGGTCTATGGCATTATGCGGGGTGTATCTATTAGCAGCTGGTGGAACAGCAGTAGATGTTCATGACCTGCGAAATTTAAACGGGCCAGTTCAATCAAAAGAATTGTCTACGGACTATCCTATTAGATGTGTTCGTTCATTTCCGACGTGTCAAG GATATGTCACTGGGTTAGTTGACGGATGTGTTGCGTTGAAGTACTTTGATCCTACAAATGAGATGGG GGGCGTTTTCCGTTGTCATCCGAAATCAAAAAACGGAAGGCTCCATCTGGTAGCCATAAATGACATTGGTCTTCATCCATG ctatgatacttttgttACTGGAGATAACGAAGGCTATGCTATTATGTGGGATGCTCAAGGCAGAAAGAAGCTGTTTGAG TTCCCAAGGTACCCGAACAGTGTGTCGTCCTTGACTTATAACTGTAACGGTCAGCTATTGGCAGTTGCATCAAGCTTCACATACCACGAAGCAAATGAAGT CGAGGAAGCTCCGCAGATATTCATACATAAAATGGAGAATTTGGCCCGAACTTCATCAGCGTAG
- the LOC109704010 gene encoding uncharacterized protein LOC109704010 has translation MGTKVEGKIYLPGYFAMRDPNFSSNSSWSLYFEEKTSSGHPDDWFMSGSANGCSEYDKEMLKRTMLEHEAIFRKQVYELHRLYRIQKDLMQEFQKKELFRYPMSANTSNSNSFSSQMPCNGAKLNWQMPLFHTGYENSPITQKNEIKSSLNFLKEGSVQSSPNGITKKMFDLRLPADAYIDNEEEERSLKKNKSIRIDNGNDIKLTLGSVNGFNCRADSWVSDSLTQNNHNNQKMADLNQPFRETYCEGVADSASTDFLGMKKFSTENHLHHSSTRWNTGVLAFQRDLFKEKRVDEGSSSYFFDVNTKIRQENSFITRENGKGTGTMNNFFTHNCFTPEPQRSSEPADMKLKRNHETLLLNQNNAMDWFRPKTTNHPNVSRSALPSNLNSYHIHQESFGDQYLEGTRLENALPDGFRDGLTAQQDRTFCNLERRFEESAMAISWLRKKAACDEPVGLKKPQTVPSFLQGAAQEPNSKHENELVVSIRPDVNATSKPSWHIIGRDEASEDTSTRILGIPIYDKIQKSAIFLPISCQEQSPNVDKDTEKASGRSGTTLRNLINLNDEYSEPLDVLPEIMVVNPLPTSATSASVKSTFEIDLEAPLCLTEDDINPPRESVIAVNVVNSQGKELQPDSFDIQAANNIIAMSMEIKCSLERPSPPCSDTLRWFAEIITLSTEHAENSSNNEGLDLFESMTLKLQETKIDEYLCEPRALLDKNEDDGKASASASASLLFTKSRRGQARRRRQRRDFQKDILPGLASLSRHEVTEDLQIIGGLMKACGSSWEMGLMGRNGRNGLRARRQRRSLAVTVEEIRVSPPPPPPVLQPIIPDADEGRGIIGWGRTTRRCRRSRCPPGNSTAPLS, from the exons ATGGGAACTAAAGTGGAGGGAAAAATTTATTTGCCAGGATATTTTgccatgagggatcctaattttTCTTCAAACAGTAGTTGGTCTCTGTACTTTGAAGAGAAAACTTCAAGTGGGCATCCGGATGATTGGTTCATGTCGGGATCCGCAAATGGATGCTCGGAGTATGATAAAGAAATGCTAAAGCGGACAATGCTTGAGCATGAAGCTATATTTAGAAAACAG GTTTATGAACTTCACCGTCTTTATAGAATACAGAAGGATTTGATGCAAGAGTTTCAAAAGAAAGAGTTATTCAGATACCCAATGTCAGCAAATACTTCAAACTCGAATTCCTTTTCATCTCAAATGccgtgtaatggtgcaaaactAAATTGGCAGATGCCTCTCTTCCACACTGGTTATGAAAATAGTCCTATTACACAAAAAAATGAGATTAAATCCTCCTTAAATTTTCTTAAGGAAGGTAGTGTCCAGTCCTCCCCAAATGGAATTACCAAAAAGATGTTTGACCTTCGACTCCCCGCTGACGCATACATTGACAATGAAGAGGAAGAACGATCCTTGAAGAAAAATAAGAGTATTCGAATTGACAACGGAAATGATATTAAGCTAACTTTAGGAAGTGTGAATGGCTTTAACTGCAGAGCGGACAGTTGGGTATCTGATTCACTTACTCAAAACAATCACAATAACCAAAAAATGGCGGATTTGAATCAACCTTTTAGAGAGACATACTGTGAAGGGGTAGCAGATTCAGCGTCAACAGATTTTCTTGGCATGAAGAAATTTAGTACAGAGAATCACTTGCATCATTCATCGACAAGATGGAATACTGGTGTGTTGGCCTTTCAAAGGGACCTTTTTAAAGAAAAGCGTGTGGATGAAGGGTCTAGTTCATATTTCTTCGATGTGAACACAAAAATCAGACAAGAGAACTCATTCATTACCAGAGAAAATG GTAAAGGCACAGGCACCATGAACAATTTTTTCACTCACAATTGCTTTACTCCGgaacctcaaaggtcatcagaACCAGCTGATATGAAGCTTAAGAGAAACCATGAAACTCTTCTGCTCAATCAGAATAACGCAATGGATTGGTTTAGACCAAAAACAACCAATCATCCAAACGTTTCGAGAAGTGCTTTGCCTTCTAATTTGAATAGCTATCATATCCATCAAGAAAGCTTTGGTGATCAATATCTTGAGGGTACAAGGTTGGAAAATGCACTTCCAGATGGATTTCGAGATGGCTTAACTGCCCAGCAAGATCGTACTTTTTGCAACTTGGAGCGTAGATTTGAGGAATCTGCAATGGCGATCTCTTGGCTCAGAAAAAAAGCAGCTTGTGACGAACCTGTCGGCTTGAAAAAGCCACAAACAGTTCCAAGCTTCTTACAAGGAGCTGCTCAAGAACCTAATAGCAAACATGAAAATGAATTAGTTGTATCTATTCGACCTGACGTTAATGCAACCTCCAAGCCTAGCTGGCACATAATAGGGAGAGATGAAGCTTCTGAGGACACTTCTACAAGAATCCTTGGTATTCCCATTTATGATAAGATTCAAAAAAGTGCTATATTCTTGCCCATTTCATGTCAGGAACAATCTCCAAATGTAGACAAAGACACCGAAAAGGCTTCGGGAAGAAGCGGCACCACCCTTAGGAATCTCATTAATCTAAATGATGAGTATTCAGAGCCTTTGGATGTCTTGCCTGAAATTATGGTAGTCAATCCACTGCCAACGTCTGCAACAAGTGCTTCTGTGAAAAGCACTTTTGAGATTGATTTGGAGGCACCGTTATGTCTAACTGAAGATGATATAAATCCTCCACGAGAGTCTGTGATCGCAGTCAATGTTGTTAATTCACAAGGAAAAGAACTCCAGCCTGACTCATTCGATATACAGGCGGCAAACAATATCATCGCTATGTCAATGGAAATAAAATGCTCTTTAGAAAGACCCTCTCCTCCTTGCTCTGATACACTACGGTGGTTTGCCGAAATTATTACATTGAGCACAGAACATGCAGAAAATTCCTCAAATAATGAAGGTTTGGATCTTTTTGAGTCCATGACACTGAAATTGCAAGAGACCAAGATCGATGAGTACTTGTGCGAGCCAAGAGCACTTTTAGATAAAAATGAGGACGATGGAAAAGCTTCAGCTTCAGCTTCTGCTTCTCTACTCTTCACAAAATCTCGGAGGGGCCAAGCGAGAAGGAGAAGGCAAAGGAGGGATTTCCAAAAAGATATACTCCCTGGCTTAGCATCTCTCTCTAGGCACGAAGTAACGGAGGATCTTCAAATCATAGGCGGGTTAATGAAAGCTTGTGGTAGCTCATGGGAGATGGGCTTAATGGGACGAAACGGTCGGAACGGCTTGCGTGCAAGGAGGCAAAGGAGGAGTTTGGCCGTTACCGTTGAGGAGATTCGGGTCAGcccccctcctccgccacccGTGCTGCAGCCCATTATTCCTGATGCGGACGAAGGGAGAGGTATTATTGGTTGGGGGAGGACGACGAGGCGGTGCCGTAGGTCGAGGTGTCCTCCGGGCAATTCCACTGCACCTTTGAGTTAG